A section of the Lynx canadensis isolate LIC74 chromosome A1, mLynCan4.pri.v2, whole genome shotgun sequence genome encodes:
- the IBA57 gene encoding putative transferase CAF17, mitochondrial produces the protein MAAAALLRGAAQGRGSRAWRWRLRATPKRRLAHGSSRHGGDPADGAAWACFPLGERTLVRVRGPDSAPFLLGLLTNELPLPGPADGATPPPARAGYAHFLNIQGRTLYDVIVYRLPEHELAEQVPAFLLECDSAVLGALQTHLALYRIRRKVVVEPCPELRVWALLPDRPEEVCGAALLRERTDRTSVLTPDPRTARMGWRLLIRDEGLVPVPRGRLGDPRDYHRHRYQQGVPEGVRDLPPGVALPLESNLAFMNGVSFTKGCYIGQELTARTHHMGVIRKRLFPVQLLGPVPEDGIALGAPVLTESGQAAGKYRAGQGDVGLALLRAEKIKGPLHIRTSNSGQVALTVSVPDWWPTVAK, from the exons ATGGCGGCCGCGGCGCTGCTCCGGGGCGCGGCTCAGGGGCGCGGCAGCCGGGCCTGGCGCTGGCGGCTGCGTGCGACCCCGAAGCGCCGCCTCGCCCACGGTTCGAGCCGTCACGGCGGCGACCCCGCGGACGGAGCGGCCTGGGCCTGCTTCCCGCTGGGCGAGCGCACCCTGGTGCGCGTGCGCGGGCCAGACTCCGCGCCGTTCCTCCTGGGGCTGCTGACCAATGAGCTGCCGCTTCCGGGTCCTGCGGACGGCGCTACCCCACCCCCGGCGCGAGCGGGCTACGCCCACTTTCTCAACATTCAGGGCCGCACGCTATACGACGTCATTGTCTACCG GCTCCCGGAGCATGAGCTCGCTGAACAGGTGCCCGCTTTCCTCCTGGAGTGTGACAGCGCGGTGCTGGGCGCCCTGCAGACACACCTGGCACTGTACAGGATCCGGCGGAAGGTCGTGGTGGAGCCGTGCCCCGAGCTGCGCGTGTGGGCTCTGCTGCCTGACCGCCCCGAGGAGGTCTGTGGGGCCGCGCTGTTGCGGGAGCGGACCGACAGAACCAGCGTCCTCACCCCCGACCCCCGGACCGCCCGCATGGGCTGGCGGCTTCTCATCCGGGATGAGGGCCTGGTGCCGGTGCCCAGAGGCCGGCTCGGAGACCCCCGGGATTATCACAGGCACCGGTACCAGCAAG gcGTTCCTGAGGGGGTCCGGGACCTGCCCCCAGGAGTGGCCCTGCCCCTGGAGTCCAACCTGGCTTTCATGAATGGTGTCAGCTTCACTAAGGGCTGCTACATAGGCCAGGAGCTGACCGCCCGCACCCACCACATGGGCGTCATCCGCAAACGCCTGTTCCCAGTGCAGCTGTTGGGGCCTGTCCCTGAGGATGGCATCGCTCTGGGCGCCCCAGTGCTCACCGAGTCGGGTCAGGCCGCCGGCAAGTACAGGGCTGGCCAGGGGGATGTGGGCCTCGCCTTGCTGCGGGCAGAGAAGATTAAGGGCCCTCTCCACATCAGGACCTCCAACAGCGGCCAGGTGGCCCTGACTGTGTCTGTGCCGGACTGGTGGCCCACAGTCGCCAAGTAG
- the GJC2 gene encoding gap junction gamma-2 protein: protein MTNMSWSFLTRLLEEIHNHSTFVGKVWLTVLVVFRIVLTAVGGESIYSDEQTKFTCNTRQPGCDNVCYDAFAPLSHVRFWVFQIVVISTPSVMYLGYAVHRLARASEEERRRAPRRRPTRAPLPLPLPPHPSWPDSAGLGEEEPMLGGLGEEDEESGAPEGLGEEAEAEDAGAAKGAGGDAKAAGAPGPARQHDGRRRIQREGLMRVYVAQLVARAAFEVAFLVGQYLLYGFEVRPFFPCSRQPCPHVVDCFVSRPTEKTIFLLVMYVVSCLCLLLNLCEMAHLGLGSAQDAVRGRRPPPGAPGPAPRPPPCALPAAPTGLACPPDYSLVVRAAERARSHDRDLASLALQALRDGHALEDRESPPCPGLPAAARGPQRSGAPASGSGSATSGGTGQGRPGAKPRAGSEKGSASSREGKTTVWI from the coding sequence atGACCAACATGAGCTGGAGTTTCCTGACGCGACTGCTGGAGGAGATCCACAACCACTCCACGTTCGTGGGCAAAGTGTGGCTCACGGTGCTGGTGGTCTTCCGCATCGTGCTCACGGCCGTGGGCGGCGAGTCCATCTACTCGGACGAGCAGACCAAGTTCACGTGCAACACGCGCCAGCCGGGCTGCGACAACGTGTGCTACGACGCGTTCGCGCCCCTGTCCCACGTGCGCTTCTGGGTCTTCCAGATCGTCGTCATCTCCACGCCCTCCGTCATGTACCTGGGGTACGCCGTGCACCGCCTGGCCCGCGCCTCCGAGGAGGAACGCCGCCGCGCTCCCCGCCGCCGTCCGACCCGCGCGCCCCTGCCGCTGCCCCTGCCGCCCCACCCCAGCTGGCCCGACTCCGCCGGCCTGGGCGAAGAGGAGCCCATGCTGGGGGGCCTGGGCGAGGAGGACGAGGAGTCGGGGGCGCCCGAAGGCCTGGGCGAGGAGGCCGAGGCCGAGGACGCGGGCGCGGCCAAGGGCGCAGGCGGAGACGCCAAGGCGGCGGGGGCCCCGGGTCCCGCCCGGCAGCACGACGGGCGGCGGCGCATCCAGCGCGAAGGCCTGATGCGCGTGTACGTGGCCCAGCTGGTGGCGCGGGCTGCCTTCGAGGTGGCCTTCCTGGTGGGCCAGTACCTGTTGTACGGCTTCGAGGTGCGGCCTTTCTTCCCGTGCAGCCGCCAGCCTTGCCCGCACGTGGTGGACTGCTTCGTGTCTCGGCCCACCGAGAAGACCATCTTCCTGCTGGTCATGTACGTGGTCAGCTGCCTCTGCCTGCTGCTCAACCTGTGCGAGATGGCGCACCTCGGCCTGGGCAGCGCGCAGGACGCGGTGCGCGGCCGCCGTCCCCCGCCCGgcgcccccggccccgcgccgCGCCCGCCCCCCTGCGCGCTGCCCGCCGCGCCCACCGGCCTGGCTTGCCCGCCCGACTACAGCCTGGTGGTGCGCGCGGCCGAGCGCGCGCGCTCCCACGACCGGGACCTGGCGAGCCTGGCGCTGCAGGCGCTGCGGGACGGGCACGCGTTGGAGGACCGCGAGAGCCCGCCGTGCCCCGGCCTCCCCGCGGCCGCCCGGGGGCCCCAGCGGTCCGGCGCCCCCGCCTCCGGGTCGGGCAGCGCCACGTCGGGGGGCACGGGCCAGGGCAGGCCAGGCGCCAAGCCCAGGGCGGGCTCAGAGAAGGGCAGTGCcagcagcagggaggggaagaccACCGTGTGGATCTGA
- the GUK1 gene encoding guanylate kinase isoform X1, protein MLRRPLAGLAAAALGRVPSDGMSGPRPVVLSGPSGAGKSTLLKRLLQEHGSIFGFSVSHTTRDPRPGEENGKDYYFVTREMMQRDIAAGDFIEHAEFSGNLYGTSKAAVRAVQAMNRICVLDVDLQGVRNIKKTDLRPIYIFVQPPSLEVLEQRLRQRNTETEESLAKRLAAARVDMESCKEQGLFDLIIINDNLDKAYQALEEALSEEIKKAQRTSHS, encoded by the exons GAATGTCAGGACCAAGGCCTGTCGTCCTGAGTGGACCATCGGGGGCGGGGAAGAGCACCCTGCTGAAGAGACTCCTGCAGGAACACGGCAGCATCTTCGGCTTCAGCGTGTCCC ACACCACGAGGGACCCACGGCCTGGAGAAGAGAATGGGAAAG ATTACTATTTTGTGACCAGGGAGATGATGCAGCGGGACATTGCGGCTGGTGACTTCATTGAGCACGCGGAGTTCTCGGGGAACCTGTACGGGACCAG CAAAGCAGCGGTGCGGGCCGTGCAGGCCATGAACCGCATCTGCGTGCTGGACGTGGACCTGCAAGGCGTGCGTAACATCAAGAAGACCGATCTGCGGCCCATCTACATCTTTGTGCAGCCGCCCTCGCTGGAAGtcctg GAGCAGCGGCTGCGGCAGCGGAACACAGAGACTGAGGAGAGCCTGGCTAAGCGGCTGGCTGCTGCTCGTGTTGACATGGAGAGCT gcaagGAGCAGGGCCTGTTCGACCTGATCATCATCAATGACAACCTGGACAAGGCCTATCAGGCCCTGGAGGAGGCACTGTCTGAG GAAATCAAGAAGGCCCAAAGGACCAGCCACTCCTGA
- the GUK1 gene encoding guanylate kinase isoform X2 yields MRRGREGEQPDTPPQGMSGPRPVVLSGPSGAGKSTLLKRLLQEHGSIFGFSVSHTTRDPRPGEENGKDYYFVTREMMQRDIAAGDFIEHAEFSGNLYGTSKAAVRAVQAMNRICVLDVDLQGVRNIKKTDLRPIYIFVQPPSLEVLEQRLRQRNTETEESLAKRLAAARVDMESCKEQGLFDLIIINDNLDKAYQALEEALSEEIKKAQRTSHS; encoded by the exons GAATGTCAGGACCAAGGCCTGTCGTCCTGAGTGGACCATCGGGGGCGGGGAAGAGCACCCTGCTGAAGAGACTCCTGCAGGAACACGGCAGCATCTTCGGCTTCAGCGTGTCCC ACACCACGAGGGACCCACGGCCTGGAGAAGAGAATGGGAAAG ATTACTATTTTGTGACCAGGGAGATGATGCAGCGGGACATTGCGGCTGGTGACTTCATTGAGCACGCGGAGTTCTCGGGGAACCTGTACGGGACCAG CAAAGCAGCGGTGCGGGCCGTGCAGGCCATGAACCGCATCTGCGTGCTGGACGTGGACCTGCAAGGCGTGCGTAACATCAAGAAGACCGATCTGCGGCCCATCTACATCTTTGTGCAGCCGCCCTCGCTGGAAGtcctg GAGCAGCGGCTGCGGCAGCGGAACACAGAGACTGAGGAGAGCCTGGCTAAGCGGCTGGCTGCTGCTCGTGTTGACATGGAGAGCT gcaagGAGCAGGGCCTGTTCGACCTGATCATCATCAATGACAACCTGGACAAGGCCTATCAGGCCCTGGAGGAGGCACTGTCTGAG GAAATCAAGAAGGCCCAAAGGACCAGCCACTCCTGA